A single genomic interval of Adhaeribacter pallidiroseus harbors:
- a CDS encoding glycoside hydrolase family 53 protein → MKRSIVYSLVIFTFSGTELLAPTNLVAQNFAKGADISWLPQMEATNYKFYNDQGQEQDCFQILKDHGINTIRLRTWVNPSTDKVSGHCSKEETVALAQRAQKWGMRVMIDFHYSDSWADPGKQKKPAAWEGHDFTQLQQDVYRYTLEVMSALKAVNIYPEWVQIGNETPGGMIYPEGSTANWSQLAQLINKGYDAVKAVSPKSKVILHLDQGNNKERFRTWFDNAQKHGAKYDVIGLSYYPFWLPGNPDYTLSINNLGENLKELAARYNKEVMVVEVGGEDTKAQNTYDMLVAVQNKVKAVPNKKGLGVIYWEPQGARSWSNYGLSAWGADGKPTKALDAFLVK, encoded by the coding sequence ATGAAGCGCTCTATAGTTTATAGTTTAGTAATATTTACCTTTTCGGGCACAGAACTACTTGCTCCTACCAATTTAGTAGCCCAGAACTTTGCCAAAGGCGCGGATATAAGTTGGTTACCCCAGATGGAAGCCACTAACTATAAGTTTTATAACGATCAAGGCCAGGAGCAGGATTGCTTTCAGATTTTAAAAGATCATGGTATCAATACTATCCGGCTGCGCACCTGGGTAAATCCATCCACTGACAAAGTGAGCGGGCATTGCAGCAAAGAAGAAACGGTAGCCCTGGCACAACGCGCCCAGAAATGGGGCATGCGGGTGATGATCGATTTCCATTACAGCGATAGTTGGGCCGACCCCGGCAAACAGAAAAAGCCGGCCGCCTGGGAGGGACATGATTTTACCCAGTTGCAACAAGATGTATATCGCTATACCTTAGAGGTCATGTCGGCGCTAAAAGCAGTAAATATTTATCCGGAGTGGGTGCAAATAGGTAACGAAACGCCCGGTGGTATGATTTACCCCGAAGGAAGCACTGCCAACTGGTCGCAATTAGCGCAGTTAATCAACAAAGGTTACGATGCTGTTAAAGCCGTTAGCCCTAAATCAAAAGTAATATTGCACCTCGACCAGGGAAACAACAAAGAACGCTTTCGTACCTGGTTTGATAATGCGCAAAAACACGGCGCTAAATACGATGTCATTGGTTTATCGTATTATCCTTTTTGGTTACCCGGCAATCCGGATTATACCCTATCAATTAATAATTTAGGTGAAAACTTAAAGGAATTAGCAGCTCGGTACAACAAAGAAGTAATGGTGGTGGAAGTGGGCGGCGAAGATACGAAAGCGCAAAATACCTACGATATGTTGGTGGCCGTGCAAAATAAAGTGAAGGCCGTACCCAACAAAAAAGGTTTAGGCGTAATATACTGGGAACCGCAAGGAGCCCGAAGCTGGAGTAACTATGGCCTAAGTGCCTGGGGTGCGGATGGTAAACCCACTAAAGCTTTAGATGCTTTTCTGGTGAAGTAA
- the rhaM gene encoding L-rhamnose mutarotase — protein MQRFAFKMKLKPGFVAEYQRRHQVIWPELVQLLKAAGVSDYSIFLDEETLTLFAVQKQAGQSSQDLGTNLIVQKWWAYMADIMDTNPDNSPVSVPLREVFWLE, from the coding sequence ATGCAACGGTTTGCTTTTAAGATGAAATTAAAGCCGGGGTTTGTGGCGGAATACCAGCGGCGGCACCAGGTTATTTGGCCGGAGTTGGTACAGTTGTTAAAGGCTGCCGGCGTTTCGGATTACTCCATCTTTCTGGACGAAGAAACGCTAACCCTGTTTGCCGTGCAAAAACAAGCCGGGCAATCGTCGCAGGATTTAGGAACTAACCTTATTGTTCAAAAGTGGTGGGCTTACATGGCCGATATTATGGATACGAACCCGGATAATTCGCCGGTATCCGTACCGCTCCGGGAGGTATTTTGGTTAGAATAA
- a CDS encoding glycosyl hydrolase has protein sequence MFFPKQLWFLLVTAAYLFGGTLPLLAQNQSASPLSSGWPTVKKENRPWTRWWWMGSAVDEKNISHLLAQYAEAGLGGVEIAPIYGAVGYENRYLPYLSPEWMRMLQFTVQKANSLGMGVDMTQGTGWPFGGPQITPEFAAAKLIIQDYTLPAGQQIPGTLQPKDFKEQLATWQAVTAYGPNGEVLDLSDQVDLQGKLNWTPPTGTWRIYVAFVGRTGQKVKRAAPGGEGFTLDHLSGTAVEAYFNRFNLAFKQNNLGFRAFYNDSYEVYGADWSPEFFEEFEARRGYDLRHYLRELVSSEKTAVVARLKADYRETMGEMLLENFTIPWSNWAHQRNSITKNQAHGSPGNLLDLYAAVDIPEGETFGSSYFPLPGLRRDSADVRNVDPDPIMLKFASSGGHAAGKNLISSETFTWLGEHFKTAFSQGKPEVEQLFLAGINHVFYHGVTYSPEDVPWPGWLFYASLNLTPANSLWPHFSGINTYITRVQGVLQTGKPDNEIALYWPIYDNYHQPEGREKLFTVHAINEWLQPTAFYKQTKNLIKMGYSLDFVSDKMLAQAQASKNDIRINFVVRHQVLVVPQATYMPLSTLEKMVNLAKAGATIIVEQLPQEVPGLHHLLHRQKQFQELKHSLTFTEVGKGLKQCKIGTGQILLASALPPALELAGIFREKLTDTGLKFIRRELPTGKYYYLVNHTAKAVDTRIPLNTPAQAVVILDPQSGQVGLAAITSTPDQTLAKVQLAAGESLILKTSTLPLPQVPAWEYLGPAATSVSLPGEWYLHFTQGGPALPADHKFKKLYSWTELPDKKAVNFSGTGTYTTTFTMPAKKAGEYLLDLGQVKESARVWVNDQEVGVLWSIPFRARVGKYLKIGTNTITVEVANLMANRIRYLDQQKIEWRKYHEINFVNINYKPFDAADWQPMPSGLLGPVTITFHETTASVK, from the coding sequence ATGTTTTTCCCGAAGCAGCTTTGGTTTTTACTGGTAACGGCCGCCTATTTGTTTGGGGGCACGCTACCCTTATTAGCCCAAAATCAATCTGCCAGCCCGTTAAGTTCAGGCTGGCCAACCGTAAAAAAAGAAAACCGACCCTGGACCCGATGGTGGTGGATGGGCAGTGCCGTCGACGAAAAAAATATAAGCCATTTACTGGCGCAATACGCCGAGGCAGGTTTGGGCGGCGTGGAAATTGCCCCTATCTACGGCGCCGTGGGTTACGAAAACCGGTATCTTCCTTATTTATCGCCGGAGTGGATGCGGATGCTACAATTTACGGTACAAAAAGCCAATAGCTTAGGCATGGGCGTAGATATGACCCAGGGTACCGGTTGGCCTTTTGGCGGACCCCAAATCACGCCGGAGTTTGCGGCGGCCAAACTAATTATTCAGGATTATACATTGCCAGCCGGTCAACAAATTCCCGGAACGCTGCAACCTAAAGATTTTAAAGAACAACTGGCTACCTGGCAAGCGGTTACCGCCTACGGTCCCAACGGCGAAGTGCTGGACTTATCGGATCAGGTAGATTTACAAGGAAAATTGAACTGGACTCCCCCAACGGGAACCTGGCGGATTTACGTAGCTTTTGTAGGCCGCACGGGGCAAAAAGTTAAAAGAGCCGCTCCCGGCGGCGAAGGATTTACCCTGGATCATCTATCTGGCACAGCGGTAGAAGCTTATTTTAACCGGTTTAATCTGGCTTTTAAGCAAAACAACCTGGGCTTTCGGGCTTTTTACAACGATAGCTACGAAGTGTACGGCGCCGATTGGTCGCCGGAATTTTTTGAAGAATTTGAGGCACGCCGGGGGTACGATTTGCGCCACTATTTACGCGAACTGGTTAGTTCGGAAAAAACCGCGGTAGTAGCTCGCTTAAAAGCCGATTACCGCGAAACCATGGGCGAAATGCTGCTGGAAAATTTTACCATTCCGTGGTCGAACTGGGCGCACCAACGTAACAGCATCACCAAAAACCAAGCGCACGGCTCGCCCGGTAACTTATTGGATCTATACGCTGCCGTAGACATACCCGAAGGGGAAACGTTTGGCTCCAGCTATTTCCCCCTACCGGGTTTGCGCCGCGACAGCGCCGATGTCCGTAATGTAGACCCTGATCCTATTATGCTAAAGTTTGCCTCTTCCGGGGGACACGCGGCGGGCAAAAACTTAATATCGTCCGAAACTTTTACCTGGCTGGGCGAGCATTTTAAAACTGCTTTCTCGCAGGGCAAACCCGAAGTAGAGCAATTGTTTTTAGCGGGAATCAATCACGTATTTTACCATGGTGTAACCTATTCGCCGGAAGATGTACCCTGGCCCGGCTGGTTATTCTACGCCTCATTAAACTTAACCCCAGCTAATAGTTTATGGCCGCATTTTTCCGGTATAAACACCTATATTACCCGCGTCCAAGGGGTGCTGCAAACGGGCAAACCTGATAACGAAATCGCCCTTTATTGGCCAATATACGATAACTATCACCAACCCGAAGGCCGCGAAAAACTGTTTACGGTACACGCAATTAATGAATGGCTCCAACCTACTGCTTTTTATAAACAAACCAAAAATTTAATTAAAATGGGCTACTCGCTGGACTTTGTTTCGGATAAAATGCTGGCTCAGGCCCAAGCGAGTAAAAACGATATCCGAATAAATTTTGTAGTCCGCCACCAAGTATTGGTGGTACCTCAGGCTACTTACATGCCGCTAAGCACTCTAGAAAAAATGGTAAACCTGGCTAAAGCCGGAGCCACTATTATAGTGGAACAATTGCCTCAGGAAGTACCCGGTCTGCATCACTTACTCCATCGCCAAAAACAATTTCAGGAGCTTAAGCATTCATTAACTTTTACCGAAGTTGGAAAAGGCCTGAAACAATGTAAAATCGGTACCGGCCAGATTTTACTTGCTTCTGCCCTGCCCCCAGCTTTAGAATTAGCGGGCATTTTCCGCGAAAAGCTAACCGACACCGGCTTAAAATTTATTCGGCGCGAATTACCCACTGGCAAGTATTATTACTTGGTCAATCACACGGCTAAAGCGGTAGACACCCGTATTCCTTTGAACACCCCGGCGCAAGCAGTGGTAATTCTGGATCCGCAGAGTGGGCAAGTGGGATTAGCCGCCATTACCAGTACTCCTGACCAAACCTTGGCAAAGGTACAATTAGCCGCCGGCGAATCACTTATTTTAAAAACGTCGACCCTGCCCCTCCCCCAAGTACCAGCTTGGGAATATCTGGGGCCAGCGGCAACCTCCGTGAGCTTACCAGGAGAATGGTACTTGCATTTTACGCAAGGCGGCCCGGCCTTACCAGCCGATCATAAATTTAAAAAATTATACTCCTGGACGGAGCTACCTGATAAAAAAGCAGTTAATTTTTCCGGCACGGGCACCTATACTACCACTTTTACCATGCCCGCTAAAAAAGCCGGCGAATACCTCTTGGATTTGGGCCAGGTAAAGGAAAGCGCCCGGGTGTGGGTAAATGATCAGGAAGTGGGTGTTTTATGGAGTATTCCCTTTCGGGCCCGGGTTGGTAAATATTTAAAAATTGGTACCAACACCATTACAGTAGAGGTAGCTAACCTGATGGCCAACCGCATCCGGTACCTCGATCAACAAAAGATAGAATGGCGTAAATACCACGAGATCAACTTTGTTAATATTAATTATAAGCCCTTCGATGCTGCAGATTGGCAACCCATGCCGTCTGGTTTGTTAGGACCGGTTACCATTACATTTCACGAAACCACTGCCTCCGTTAAATAA